GAACGGCATTTTAGAAACCCAAGCCGAAATGGACTACCTGCCCATTCCCGCCACCGCCAGCGTCTCCCTGGGCACCCGCATGGACAAGCGCTCCTGGTTTAACGGGGCTATCCGGCGCGTCACGTTTAGGAAGAAGGTGGAATAGCAAAAACTAATTATTGGAGATTAAGTACGGACAGGTCGCGACCTGTCCACACGTATTCCCGATTCATGCATTCCCGAGGAGGTTCTCCTATTTGTTGCATGGTGAACTTATTGGGTTGGCCACCGTTTTGGACAGGTCAAGCCCTGTCCCTACTAACAGGAATGTGTGCCTTGTATAATTCCATTTCCAACTTCCGTTTTCGGGCTCAATTCTGGAAATGAGCCCGAAAACGGAAAAGCGCCTGTCGTTTCTTTTAATCAAGAAATGACAGGCGCTTTGTAACTCCTATACTTTGCCTTACACCAACATGTACTTTCGTACTTTGTCTACCATTTCTGAAGATCCAATCACCAAGGCGCAACGTTCATGCAGAGCAGTGGGGACTTTGTCCAGCACGCGCTCCACGCCGTCGGTGGCCTGCCCGCCGGCTTGTTCGGCAATGAAGGCGAGGGGATTGCATTCGTAGAGCAGGCGCAGTTTGCCAGCGGGATTTTTAGAAGAGCCCGGGTAGAAATAGACGCCGCCTTTCAGTAAACTCCGGTGGAAATCGGCTACCAGAGACCCAATGTAGCGAGACGAGTATTTCTGCTCTTTGCAGAAGGCCAGGTAATTCTGCATGCCCAGCGGGAAATTGCTCACGTTAGCCTCATTACAGGAATACAGTTTGCCGCCATTCGGGATTTTGAGGTTGGGGTGGGAGAGGAAGAATTCGCCCAGCGTGGGTTCATACGTAAAGCCATTCACGCCGTGGCCGGTGGTGTAGACCAACATGGTGGCCGCGCCGTACAGAATATAGCCCGCCGCCACCTGCTTGGTACCTTGCTGCAGACAGTCTTCCAGGGTGCCATCAGAACCTGCCTCAGACAAGCGCCGGTAAATAGCGAAGATGGTGCCCACCGGAATGTTCACGTCAATGTTGGAGGAGCCGTCCAGGGGGTCCATGGCCACAATGTATTTGGCGTTCTGGTTGCCGGTATGAATGATTTCGTCTTCTTCCTCAGACACAATGGAACAGACCTCGCCACCGTTGCGCAACGCGCGTATGAACCTAATGTTGGCAATCACGTCTAAGTTCTGCTGCTCTTCGCCTTGAATATTGGCAGTGCCGCCCGAGCCCTGTAAATCTACGCGGGTCAGTTCCTGGCTCACAATTTTGGCCGCCAGTGCAATGTCCCGTAGCAACTGGGACAGTTCACCCGTCGCGAAGGAGAATTCGTCCTGCTTTCGTTTTATAAATCTATCTAAGGTGGTGCCAACCGGCAAAGCTAAAGCGTCATTCATGGGCGAAAGGTACCGTTTTTTAGTAAAATGAAATGAAAAGGCCCTGTTTCTTGGGTCATCTGGCTGGGTAAGCGCAGAGCCGGCAGAAACAGGGCCCTTCAGTTTAAAGTATATTTTCAGGCGAAATGCAAGTGTTAATTACAGAGACACGCCGCGTTTCCAGGGAATGAAATCATCCTGCTGCAAGATTTTCTCCTTGGTCTGAATGGTGCCGCTGGCCACTTCAATAATGAAGTTCAGCACGTCTTCGCCCATTTCCTCAATGGTTTTCTCGCCAGAGATGACCGGGCCGGTGTCAATGTCAATGATGTCTGGCATGCGCTGCGCCAACTTGGTATTAGACGAAATCTTAATCACCGGCGCGATGGGGTTGCCTGTTGGCGTGCCCAAACCTGTGGTGAACAGCACAATGTTGGTACCAGCTCCTACCAGGGCAGTGGTGCATTCCACATCATTGCCAGGTGTACACAATAGGTTCAAACCAGGCTTGCGCACGTATTCTGGGTAATCCAGCACATCTACAATAGGGGAAGTGCCGCCTTTCTTGGCCGCGCCCGCAGATTTAATGGCATCGGTAATCAAACCGTCTCTGATGTTGCCCGGGCTGGGGTTCATGTCAAAACCGGAGCCCACCGCCTCGGCAGAAGCCGCATAGGCGCGCATCAAGGTCGCGAAGCGTTCGGCTGCTTCCTCGGTTTCACAGCGGTTAATCAATTCCTGCTCCACCCCGCAGAGTTCCGGGAACTCAGAAAGAACAGTCATGCCGCCCAGGGCCACCAGAATATCAGACGTATGGCCAATGGCAGGGTTCGCCGAAATTCCGGAAAAACCATCTGAACCGCCGCACTCCAGACCAATAGACAATTTGCTCAAAGGCGCCGGTTGGCGGGTTTGCTTGTCGGCTTCAATCAGGGCCAGGAAGGTCTGTTTGATGGCTTTGGACATCATTTCTTCCTCCGTGCCTTCTTTCTGCTGCTCTAATACAATAAGCGGCTTAGAGAAATTAGGGTCAAGGGCTTTAATTCTGTCTTCCAGAATGCTCACCTGCGCGTTCTGGCAACCCAGGCTCAACACGGTGGCACCGGCCACGTTCGGGTGATGTATATAATCAGCCAGCAGGGCGCAAAGCATGTCAGAATCTTGTCTGGTGCCGCCGCAACCGCCTTCATGGGTTAAGAATTTAATACCGTCAATGTTTTCAAACACGCGGCGCTGCGCGGGCGCAGACGTTTTTTGCAAAGCCAGCGTGGCGATGGCTTCGGTGTTACCTGCTTGGTACAAATCTACCATCTGCTGCACGTAACTCTTGTACACGTCCCGCTGCCCGAAGCCCAGTTCATCTAAGAACGCCTGCTTGATAATGTCAACGTTGCGGTTTTCGCAGAACACCAACGGAATCACCAACCAGTAATTGCCAGTGCCCACTTGGCCATCGGCACGGTGGTAGCCCATGAAGGTGCGGTTCACCCACTTAGACACGTCTGGGGCCTGCCAGCCAATGGTTTTCGTTTTGCCCGTAAAGCCGTTAACTTGGTGTTTCACGTTAGACGTGGTCAAGACGCCGCCCTGCGGAATGTCATAGACCGCCTTGCCCACCAGGGAGCCGTACATCAAAATCTCCTGTCCGGCGGCAATAGGTTGCTGCGCGAATTTATGCTTGGCCTGCACGTCGTCTACCAAAACAATCTGGTAGCCGTCATAGGTAACGGCCTCGCCTCTTTTCAAATCCGTGAGTGCCACCAGCACGTTGTCGTTCGGATGAATCTTTAATAGTCTGTGTAACATCTTCTATAAAACAGCTAGAATGTGCAATCGATTGCGCAATATAGGAAGATTAAAGAAAGATTGAAAAAAAAGAAAACAAATCTTGAAAAAAATGTGAGATTAGGAAAGCGCCAGGTGGCTGGCAGCCAAGCTTTTCCATTTTGCAAAAGAAAGAAGGACTGGGCTGTTGCTTTGTGACAGCGGAAATTGGCTTTTCAACCTAATTATGGAAAATACGCTGTGCAAATACGTTTTCGGGCCCGTTTCCAGAAATGAGCCCGAAAACGGAAGTTTTCTAAGTTAAAAGGGGACCATATTATCTGCTCACAATCTGGTCCATGACCCAGGCGGTGCGCGCCGCCGAGGTCCCGGTGCTGGGGCAGGTGCCTTTGCCGGTGAGTTCGTCTACAATGGTCTGAATGAAGGGTTGCTGCACATGGGCGGGTGGCGGCAAATGGAATTCCTGCGCACCGGCTGCGTTCTCCAGCCGCACCGGCGCCTGCCCGAAGCAGGGGAACGTGATGCGCCCCTGGCTGCCTACTATCTCCATGACATCAGTGATTTGCTCCGGCGCCACCGTGAAGCACCAGGTACCGGTGCCCAGCACACCGTTTTGGAAGGTGAATTGCGCCGTCACCAAATCCTCTGCGGGGTACAAGCCCGCCTGGTTGGTAGTTTGCCCGGTGACAGCAGCAATGGGGCCGAAGAGGAAGTCAAGGTAATCCAGTTGGTGTGGCGCTAAATCAAAAAAAAGGCCGCCACCGGCTATTTCGGGTTGCACGCGCCAAGGCAATTGGTCTGGGTTCATGTCTTTCTGCGGTGCGTGGTATAGTCTGAGGTTAACCAGCCGGACCTCGCCAATGGCCCCAGAGTCCACCAGTTCTTTCACTTTTAAAAACGAGGGCAGGCACCTTCTGTAATAGGCCACAAAGAGCGGTACTTGGTGTTTGTCACAGGCGGCAATCATTTCCTGGCATTGGGTATAGTTCAGAGCCATGGGTTTCTCCACGTACACGGGCTTGCCGGCCGCCGCTGCTTGCACCGTGTAGTCTGCGTGCGAATCTGGCGGTGTGGCAATGTACACGGCATCAACCTCGGGGTCATTGATTAAGTCCTGCGCTGAGGCATACCACTTCTTTACGCCGTGCCGCTGCGCGTAATCCTGAGCTTTGGCGGCATCCCGGCGCATGACGGCCACCAGTTCTGAGTTGGCAATTTTCTTGAAGGCGGGGCCGCTTTTCACCTCGGTCACATCACCGCAGCCAATAATGCCCCAGCGTACTTTTTGCATCGGTTTAGAATTCATGGACGTCTGTTTACACTGGCTTAAAAGTACGGCAGAAGGGGGACGTTGTGGGAATTTGATTTGAAATTAATTGGGGGAAGAAAGGCGTTTTCGGCTTCATTTCTGGAAATGAGCCCGAAAACAGAGAGATGGTTTGAAAGTCTGTCGAGCCAATTCACCTTCGCCGATTTCATTTTACTTCTGTCATCTTGGAAAGATCTTGTGGGCAAGCTAGGGAAGCCTTTACTAAACATTATTGCCGATTGCCACTAATGATCCTTTCAGGATGACAAATAGGAGGTTGATAATAAGTGATGTATTGCAATGGCTTTTTTAGGGAATGTGGTTAGTGCTTAGTTGTTCAAGTTCAACTTATTGCTTCTACTAAAATTCAGAAACATTATCAGGATTAATAGAGATAATGGTAGCCAGTATTCTAATATTAATTTAAAATCGGCTCCTCCTTTAGATGTATTTTCTTCATTGGAGATCAGTCTTGAATATGAATTTCCACAATTGATGTACTTTGGAGATTTTGCCATTAAATCCTCAAAGGAAACCTGAGGAATATCAAATACCCATATTTCATTCCCTATAGGTGTAAAATAGTGAACTTCTTCTTTATATAGAATTTCCAAAGCAGCTACAAAAGCCCAATATTCTGATTTTTCTGAAAAATGGAAATGGATTCCAAATTGGGTGTTTTCTGATGTGCCGTTGTTCTGGCCTTTCAATTTCCTGATTTCGGTTTGAGCCACCTTTAGTGTTTGAATGTCTCTTTTTTCTTCTCCAGTTAAAACATAAGTTTTGTAAACTCTTCCTAAGTTCTTGTGCTGGGCTAAGCCAAAATCAAAGCTTGATGGATCAGTCAATACTTTTTTAGCAATTCTTAAAGGCATAGCATTGACTTCAATCACACCATATTGTTTAAAGGCCCCGATTGAATCCAAGATGAAAAACCCTACAGGAAGGAAGAATAGCAAGCTTAGGAAGCCAGGTAAATAAATAAGATTTTTCCTCTTCTGGGTCCTTTTCATAACATCACCTAGCCTTTCCACTTCCAAACCGCCACCGTATTTTCTCCCAAATCAACCGCCTTCTCCAGAGCGGGCGCAGTGACAGGCGGCTTAGGCTGAGGTTTCTTTTTTTTAGGGATGGAAAACTGTTGAAATAGAACAAAGGCCAGCGCGAAAAGCAAGACAAAAATAACAGCCACCGTCTGCCAGATGGGTAATTGGAAGTTTCGGCGTTTGCGTTTCTTCTGGCTGAGCAGTTGTTTGAGGTGACCGCGGGTTTCACGCACGGCGGCGCGCACGTGGGCGGGGTGGGAGAGGGACATGCCTTCGGCCACATCGGCGCAGAGTTCACAGGTCAAGAGGTGCGCTTGCACGCGTTGGCGGGTTTTGGGCGGGAGCGTGTTGGTTTGGTAGGCCCGCAGCAGTTCCAACCGAGGGTGCCCCTCTGTATCCCAGTCAAGGAGATGGTTATTCCTGCTCATGGTTCTTTTTCATATAAATGGTGAGGTTGCGCTTGCCGTTCTGGATGTGGCTTTTCACTTTGTTGATGTCAAACCCGGTGAGCGCGGCAATGTCTTTGTAGCTTTTCTGCTGCAAGTAAAATAATTCCACGCAAAGGCGCTGTTCTGGGCCCAATTGTGAAAGTCCGTTTTGCAGGGCCTGCAACTCCAGTTCCTGCCCGTTGGGTTCAGAGAAATCTGGTTCGGTGGCGTGGTGCAGGAGCGTGGGCGGCGTTTCTTCCAGGCTGTTGGTGGCGGCCCGGCTGCGGCTGCGCAGGAGCATGAGGCAGTGGTTTTTGGCAATGGAGTGCAGCCAGCTTTTGAAATTGGCTACTTCGTGTTTCTTGAGCAAGCCAATGAGGTTCTCAAACACCTGCATGGTGGCGTCTTTGCTTTCGTCTTCGTCTTTTAAATACTTGAGACAAACCAAGTACACCATCTCTGTGTGCCGCTCAAACAGTTGGCCCACCACCGCTAAGTCGCCGGCCTGTTGGTATGCCAGCACCAGTTCCTGGTCTGTGGGCGGCTGTGGGGAGCGGGAAAACAGTTTGAGGAACATGGCGCGGGTCAGAAAAAGCGTCTATAAAGAAACAGATAAATTGGCAGCTTACGGCATTTAAATGGGTGTTTTGGGCAATATAGTACAAGATGCCTGGGTCAGGCATATTCCATAAGCCCAGTACAGATTTCTTTTTCTGGTTATGTTGCTTATAAGATTATCTTTGGAATAGGAGCAAGTACCGGCAGAGAAACCATGGCCAGACGGTTTCCCTTTTCGGGCTCATTTCCGGAAATAAGCCCGAAAACGGCGGCTGACGGAAACAACATTCTGCCAAGGTGTCTGTAAGATTTCTAACCCAGGCATCGACATATAACCATAGGCTTGCCCCCACCGTGGAAATCCCCCATCCACACTATAGTGGTCCACAAAAAATATATATAATTATCAGATTATAAATATTATGCGTTCCAAGGAATGTTTTGTGCGAAGCCGTTGTCTATTTGAAAATGGATTTGTGAGCCAAGGCGCGTTTATTGCCTGGTTATCTACCTGACGTTGAAATACATGAGAATACGTTTCCTCATTCTTTTCTTTCTTCCTGGGCTGGGGCTGGCCCAAAACCCCATAGCCGACAGTCTGCAGCTGGCGCTTGCCAACGCTACCACAGACACGGCCCGCATCAGGCTGCACTGTGAGTTGGGCCGCCACCTGGTCCAGACTGACCTGCAGGCGTCTGACCAGCATGCCGCCGCCGCCGAAAAACTGTCTATAAAAAATAAATTCCTCAGTGGTCAGGCCCGCGCGCTCAACTTGTTTGCCAACAACCTTCTGGTACGCGGCGAATTTGACCAGGCGTTGGCCAAGTACTACCAGGCGTTAAAAATTGGGCAACAGACCAAAGACACGCTGACCTTGTTTGCCACCTACAACGGCCTGGGTGTGCTGTCCTATAAAACCAAAGATGAAACTCGGGCTTTGCTGCACTACCAATCGGCCTTTGACCTGGCCCTTAAAAGCAACAACCGGCTCAACCAAAGCAAAGTGTACAACAACCTGGGCAACATCTTTGAAACCAAGGGTAATTACCAAAAGGCGCTGGCATATTTCAAAAAGTCTGAGGCAATACAACGGGCCACGCCAGACAAAAAATCATGGGCCATCAGTCTGCTCAATCTTGGCAACGTGTACACGCTCATGCAGCAGCCCCAGAAAGGCCTGCCTTTTCTGTACAAAGCCCTGGAAGTGGACCAAGCCATTGGCAACAAGATGAACCAGACCGTCACGCTGGTGCACCTGGCCAAAGCCTACCGCGCCCTCCAGAACCTTCCTAAGGCGCTTGTTTACGCTGAACAAGGGTATGCCGTGGCGCATGAAACCAAGTCCAGCAAGAAGATCATTGCCGCGGCCAAGGTGCTCCAGGAGTTACACGAAGTGCAAAAAAACTATCAGCAGGCGTACGTGTACCAGGGCATTGTGAAAGACCATGAAGACCGGCTGGACCTGGAAAACCAGAGCGTGGCTTCCTCTAAAATTGTGGCTCGTTTTGAAGCCGAAAAACACGAACTTGAAAACCAAAAACTGAAAGCCGAACAGGAACGCCAGGCCATTGCGCTGCAGTTGCAGAAAGATACCATGTGGCTGGAGGGCGGCCTTATTCTGCTCATGTTTGTGTTGCTGGGCGTGTCTTTCCTGAGCCGCCGGCAGCTGCGCCGCGCTTATTTGCAGTTGCGCGAAGCCCACCAGCAGATGCAGGCGCAAAACCTGGAAATTTCTACCCAGAAAGAGGAGATTTCAAAGCAGTCAGCTATTCTTAAAACTCAGAACCTGCAGCTGGAACGCCACAACAACGCCAAAAACAAGATTTTCTCTATTGTGGCACATGACCTCAGGTCTCCGTTCACTACCATTAAAGGCGCGCTGGATCTGGCCCAGGGGCACCCGCTCTCAGACCAGGACATTAAGCGAATTTTTGGAGTATTGAGCAAAGACGTGGAAGTGGTAATGGCCATGATGGACAACCTCTTGATTTGGTCCCGGTCTCAGATGGAAGGCACCACGCTGCAAGTCCAGACCTTGGAACTCAGCACCGCCACAGATGCTACCCTGGATTTAATGGCTATTCTGGCCGCTAAAAAAGGCGTGTCTTTGACCTCCACCATAGAAACATCTTTGCTGGTGCAGGCCGATAAAGAACGTTTGTCTTTTGTGCTGCGCAACCTGTTGATGAACGCGCTCAAGTTCTCGTTTGAAGGAGGCCAGATTCAAGTCTTCGCCAAAAAAGAAATGGGGCAGGTGCTGCTAAGCGTACAGGACCAAGGCAAGGGAATTTCTGAGAAACACCTTGCCAAGATTTTTTCGGGAGCCCGGTTCACCACCTTGGGCACCGCTCAGGAAGCCGGCACGGGCCTGGGCCTCATGCTCTGCAAAGAATTGATGGAAAGCATGGCAGGCAGTATTTCGGTGGCCAGCCACGAAGGAAAGGGAAGCACGTTTACTATCAGCCTGCCGTTGGTGGAGGGTCCTCCGGTCTCAGAAAAATCCATTCCTTCAGAAGTAGAACTGGTTCTTTCATAAAGGCTAACTTCAGCAAATCCCGTTTTCGGGCTCATTTTCAGAAATGAGCCCGAAAACGGGATTTTCCGTTTCGCACCAAATAAAAAGTAAATACTTCCTAGAAAAGCAGTTCGGTCTGGATGTATTTGGGGGGTGCCACCGCGCGTTTGGCGGTCTTTTTTTTGACCGCTTTCGCCGGGAAAACCGGCGGTGGTACTTTCTGGGCCGGGGTGTTGGCAATAACCGAGAACAGCGGCGATTCCTGGTACCTAGAGGCCACTTCCACGTGCGTTTCCTGGGCCTGCGCCGAAAACAATTCATGCACCAGCTGCGGGCAATTGTTCTGTTTGGACAAATGCGCCAGCAGTAAATGCGTCATGAACGCCGGCCTGTGCTCCAGAAACAACTCCAGTGCCTGGGCATTAGACAAGTGGCCGCGGCCGCCTTTGATTCTTCGTTTTAAATGGAAAGGATAATAGCCATTGTCCAGCATCTCCAGGTCATAGTTCGCCTCCAGAAACGCCGCGTGGCATTGCTTAAAGTAATGGATGAGCCGCTGGCAGGGCACGCCAATGTCGGTGAAGACGCCCACGGTGGTGCCGTTCCGTGCAATCACAAAGCTGTGCGCATCTGCGGCGTCATGGTACTTGGGGAAACCCGTGATTTCCAGATCGCCAATCTGCACGGGCACATCGGCCTGAAACGGGAACACCAATTCTGCGTCTAGCTGCAGGCGGGAGTTGCGGAGCGTAGGCAGCGTGATATAAACCGGCAACTGGTATTTCTTGGCCAACACCTCCAACCCTTTGATGTGGTCAGAATGCTCATGCGAAATGAAAATTGCCTTCACGTGGCGCATGGACAGGCCCAGCCGCGCCATACGGGCCTCGGTTTCATGGCAAGACAGACCGGCATCTACCAGAATGGCTTCCTGCGGGCTCCCCACGTAATAGCAGTTCCCGTTACTTCCCGAATTCAACGACGCAATCAACAGCTCCCTCACCCTGCAAAGATAAGGCAATCAGAGGTTTTATGCGCTAAAAAGTAAGAGTTGGAAAACTGAATTTTTCTGAAGGACGAAGCTGGATTTTCCGTTTTCGGGCTCATTTCCAGAAACGGGGCCGAAAACGGAAAAATTTGCAACAAGAAGCGAATGTTCCCCCAATCTCTATGCCGTGATAGAGAAAAACAATTTCTTTCAGGTTCAGTTAATGCGTAAGATTGCCCCGCATTGAACGTGCAGGCCAAGGTTGTACCAACGCCAGCGCTTCACTTAACTCTGATTCTATGGATTTTACCTCAACCTCTAAAGACGCCTTGTTGTTTGACGCCGCCCGCAAAGGCGACTCAGCGTATCTTTCCCAATTAATCGCCGAAGGCATTGACCTGAATCAGCAAGATGCCCGCGGCTCCACGGCTCTTATTCTGGCTTGTTACGATGATCATTTTGAAGCCGCCCAAACCTTGATAACCGCGAAGGCAGACGTCAACCTGGCAGATTTCGGCGGAAACACGGCGCTCATGGGCGTCTCCTTCAAAGGCCATGAAGCGGTAGCCAAATTGCTCATTGACAACGGCGCCGACCTGAACCTGCAGAACGGAAACGGCGGCACGGCCCTCATGTTCGCGACGTTGTTTGGCCGAAACAACCTGGTGAAACTCTTAATTGAAAGCGGCGCAGACCCCAGCATCAGAGACCAGCGCGGACTTTCTGCCCTGGATTTAGCCCACCAGCAAGGCAACACTGAAGCCGTATCTTATTTTAAGTAAGCTGAGATTTCCGTTTTCGGGCCCGTTTTCAGAAATGAGCCCGAAAACGGAAATCCTCACCACCCCTGCGGCCGTTTCTTGGTGCCCCTAATGGGCTGCGCCGAAAGCGGGTCTTCGGGCCAGTGGTGCTTGGGATAGCGCCCGCGTAGATCTTTTCTTACGTCAAAATACCCGGTGGTCCAGAAGCTGCGCAAGTCCCGCGTGACCTGCACTGGCCGGGAGGCCGGCGACAACAAATGTACCAGCAGCGGCACCTGGCCTTTGTACACGCGCGGCGTGTCTAACAACCCGAACACTTCCTGCAGCCTAACCGCCAATATTGGCGTGGTGGGGTCTGCGTAATCCAGGGCAATGCGGGAACCGCTGGGGACTTCCAGATGCGAAGGTGCCAACCGGTCCATTTCCTGCCGCTGCTCCCAACTCAAATTCGCCAACAGAATCTCATTGAAATCCAGGCGGGCCACTTGGTCCAGGGTGCGCAAGCCCAGCAAATGCGGCAAGAGCCAATCTTCCAAGGTTTCTGTCAAGTGTTCTTCGGAGACATCGGGCCATTGGTCGGGTGCATGGAGGTGCAGAAAAGCCAGCCGCTGGCGGGTTCTAAGGGCTTCGGCAGACCAAGGCAACCGCTCCACGCCGCGTTCCTGCAAGACATCCAACAGCACCCGCGCCATCTGTTCCGGGTCTGGTGAAGCCAAGGAATTTTCCTCTAACGTAAGGGCGCCCAAGCGCGTGATCTGCCGGGCCACAATTCGTTCTGCGGCAGCATCCCAGCGTACTTCCTGTAGATTTTCCAGCTGGTGTTTAAAATGGGTGAGGATTTCTTCTTTGGAGATTTCAGCGGCCAGCAACACGCGCGGCTGGTGCCCAATCTCAATGTGCGCCACGGCGTAGAACTCGGCTTCACTGAACAACTCCGTGGGGAGTTTGGCCCGTTGGCCCGAAACCAGCCGCACCCGGCCTGATGCCTCGCGCTGCGCCAACCGGTCTGGGTAGGCTAAAGCCGTCAAAACGCCCACCACCTCGGCAGACACCTGACCGCTGCCGCGAACCCGTTGCCTGAGATTCTGGGCCTGTTCTTTCACCCGGCGCAAGGTGTTTTCATCTACCGTGAACCCGGGCGTGGGCGGACGTTTGCTTGCCAACAATTCCAACCGAAGTGCTAAATCAGGCAAGGGATCGGCCCAGGAAATCTGGATGGGTTTCAAGACATCGCGGTCAGACAAAATGGCGGCCAAAGCGCAGGCGGTAGCAGAGGCGCCCAGTTCTTGCCCGCGCATGACCAAATGCCCCAGCCTGGGCGATAACCCCAATTGCGCCAGGGTTTTTCCGTGGGCGGTGGGGTTCAGGTTGGCGTCAAGCGCTTCCAGTTTTAAAAGCAGATCACGGGCCAGGGCAACGGCAGGGGCGGGCGGCACGTCTAACCACTTGAGCGATGCAATGTCTTTCACGCCCCAAATAGCCAGCTCAAGGGCCAAGCCGGTTAAATCCGCCTCGCAGATTTCAGCGGTTTGCCGGTCAGGCAGTTGCAAATGATCTGCCTGTGACCACAAACGGTAACAGACACCCGGCCCCAGGCGCCCGGCCCGGCCCCGGCGTTGGTCAGCGGCGGCCACTGAGACCGGAATGGTTTCCAGGGTGGTGAGCCCGGTGCGCGGCACGAATTTAGGAACCCGCGCAAACCCGCCGTCAATCACAATCTTCACGCCCTCAATGGTTAAACTGGTTTCGGCAATACTGGTGGCCAACACTACTTTCCTGCGGCCGGCTGGGGCGGGTTTAATGGCCGCCAATTGCTGTGACAGGTTGAGGTCGCCGTGGAGCAGGTGCAAGTCTAGGTGCGCGGGGAGCATGTCTTCTAGTTTCTGGGCCACGCGGCGCATCTCACCCATGCCCGGTAAAAACACCAAAGCATCGCCGGCTGGTTCTTCCTGCAAAGCTTTTCTGATGGCTTTGGGCACCAGATTGGTCAATCGCTCTGCGGGCCTGTTGCCGGCACCGGCCATGTCTGCTGCAGACAAATACTTCGTTTCTACGGGGTACTGCCGGCCCAGACTTCTAATAACAGGAGCCTCCAGCCATTGTCCTACGGCGGCGGCGTCTAAAGTGGCACTCATGACCAACAGCCGTAAGTCGGGCCGCAGCACCGCCTGGGCATCCAGGGCCAGGGCAAGTCCCATGTCGGCTTGCAGGCTGCGTTCATGGAATTCGTCAAAGATGATGGCGGCTATGTTTTCTAAGGCGGGGTCAGACTGCAGCAGGCGCGTGAGAATGCCTTCGGTGACTACTTCAATCTGGGTTTTGTGGGACGCCACGTGCTCCATTCTGATCCAGTAGCCCACGGTCTGGCCCACTTCTTCCTGCAACAGATCTGACATGCGCTGGGCAGCGGCGCGGGCGGCCAAACGGCGGGGCTCCAGCATCAGGATTTTTCCGGTCCCGCGCCAGCTGGCCTGCAGCAGCGCCAAGGGCACCAGCGTGGTTTTTCCGGCCCCGGGAGGCGCTTCCAACACGGCCCGGGAATTGGTTTCCAGCGCGGCGAGCAAGTCAGGAATAGCCTCCGTGACCGGTAAATCTGGCAAAGGAAAGGGGAGGGCGGCAGGGTTTGTCATGGTAGGGCAAAGGTCGGGATTCTTTTGCAAATGCAGCGGTGCGTGGGCGCAGGAAAACGGCGGCGCAGACGGGACTTTTTGGGAAAGTATTGTATTATTGTCTAACCATTCCTCCCTCGGCCATGAAACACTTCTTACTGCTTTTTGCTTTTCTATTGTTGGTTTCGCCTGTTGTTCTGGCCCAGGAAGCAGCCGTGCCCGCAGACACTACCTGGCGCCGTTCGTTCTCGTCGGGGCTCAATGTGAACCAAGCCGCTTTCAGTGATAATTGGAAAGCCGGCGGGGTGAGTTCTATTGCCCTGAACACGTTTCTGAACGCGCGGGCGCAGTACAAAAAAGGGCCTCATTCCTGGGACAATGATTTTCAGCTGCAGTACGGCCTGCTCAAAAACAAAGGCGAAGGCATGCGCAAAAGTCAGGACCGCCTGTACTTTGACTCCAAATATGGCCGAAGTTTCTCTACTGACTGGAACATCTTCGCGTCCCTAAATTTCTTGTCTCAGCTGGCGCAG
This region of Rufibacter sp. LB8 genomic DNA includes:
- a CDS encoding tetratricopeptide repeat-containing sensor histidine kinase, encoding MRIRFLILFFLPGLGLAQNPIADSLQLALANATTDTARIRLHCELGRHLVQTDLQASDQHAAAAEKLSIKNKFLSGQARALNLFANNLLVRGEFDQALAKYYQALKIGQQTKDTLTLFATYNGLGVLSYKTKDETRALLHYQSAFDLALKSNNRLNQSKVYNNLGNIFETKGNYQKALAYFKKSEAIQRATPDKKSWAISLLNLGNVYTLMQQPQKGLPFLYKALEVDQAIGNKMNQTVTLVHLAKAYRALQNLPKALVYAEQGYAVAHETKSSKKIIAAAKVLQELHEVQKNYQQAYVYQGIVKDHEDRLDLENQSVASSKIVARFEAEKHELENQKLKAEQERQAIALQLQKDTMWLEGGLILLMFVLLGVSFLSRRQLRRAYLQLREAHQQMQAQNLEISTQKEEISKQSAILKTQNLQLERHNNAKNKIFSIVAHDLRSPFTTIKGALDLAQGHPLSDQDIKRIFGVLSKDVEVVMAMMDNLLIWSRSQMEGTTLQVQTLELSTATDATLDLMAILAAKKGVSLTSTIETSLLVQADKERLSFVLRNLLMNALKFSFEGGQIQVFAKKEMGQVLLSVQDQGKGISEKHLAKIFSGARFTTLGTAQEAGTGLGLMLCKELMESMAGSISVASHEGKGSTFTISLPLVEGPPVSEKSIPSEVELVLS
- a CDS encoding MBL fold metallo-hydrolase, with the protein product MPYLCRVRELLIASLNSGSNGNCYYVGSPQEAILVDAGLSCHETEARMARLGLSMRHVKAIFISHEHSDHIKGLEVLAKKYQLPVYITLPTLRNSRLQLDAELVFPFQADVPVQIGDLEITGFPKYHDAADAHSFVIARNGTTVGVFTDIGVPCQRLIHYFKQCHAAFLEANYDLEMLDNGYYPFHLKRRIKGGRGHLSNAQALELFLEHRPAFMTHLLLAHLSKQNNCPQLVHELFSAQAQETHVEVASRYQESPLFSVIANTPAQKVPPPVFPAKAVKKKTAKRAVAPPKYIQTELLF
- a CDS encoding ankyrin repeat domain-containing protein, translated to MDFTSTSKDALLFDAARKGDSAYLSQLIAEGIDLNQQDARGSTALILACYDDHFEAAQTLITAKADVNLADFGGNTALMGVSFKGHEAVAKLLIDNGADLNLQNGNGGTALMFATLFGRNNLVKLLIESGADPSIRDQRGLSALDLAHQQGNTEAVSYFK
- the hrpB gene encoding ATP-dependent helicase HrpB, with the translated sequence MTNPAALPFPLPDLPVTEAIPDLLAALETNSRAVLEAPPGAGKTTLVPLALLQASWRGTGKILMLEPRRLAARAAAQRMSDLLQEEVGQTVGYWIRMEHVASHKTQIEVVTEGILTRLLQSDPALENIAAIIFDEFHERSLQADMGLALALDAQAVLRPDLRLLVMSATLDAAAVGQWLEAPVIRSLGRQYPVETKYLSAADMAGAGNRPAERLTNLVPKAIRKALQEEPAGDALVFLPGMGEMRRVAQKLEDMLPAHLDLHLLHGDLNLSQQLAAIKPAPAGRRKVVLATSIAETSLTIEGVKIVIDGGFARVPKFVPRTGLTTLETIPVSVAAADQRRGRAGRLGPGVCYRLWSQADHLQLPDRQTAEICEADLTGLALELAIWGVKDIASLKWLDVPPAPAVALARDLLLKLEALDANLNPTAHGKTLAQLGLSPRLGHLVMRGQELGASATACALAAILSDRDVLKPIQISWADPLPDLALRLELLASKRPPTPGFTVDENTLRRVKEQAQNLRQRVRGSGQVSAEVVGVLTALAYPDRLAQREASGRVRLVSGQRAKLPTELFSEAEFYAVAHIEIGHQPRVLLAAEISKEEILTHFKHQLENLQEVRWDAAAERIVARQITRLGALTLEENSLASPDPEQMARVLLDVLQERGVERLPWSAEALRTRQRLAFLHLHAPDQWPDVSEEHLTETLEDWLLPHLLGLRTLDQVARLDFNEILLANLSWEQRQEMDRLAPSHLEVPSGSRIALDYADPTTPILAVRLQEVFGLLDTPRVYKGQVPLLVHLLSPASRPVQVTRDLRSFWTTGYFDVRKDLRGRYPKHHWPEDPLSAQPIRGTKKRPQGW